A region of Vitis vinifera cultivar Pinot Noir 40024 chromosome 15, ASM3070453v1 DNA encodes the following proteins:
- the LOC100242137 gene encoding uncharacterized protein LOC100242137 isoform X2, giving the protein MTKKLSAPPMELDLDSFIHLTSDDDDDDALNRVPHRTVDEILNDSDSSSSSLSPSDHSYLAKHSSLFEDANDSRDDVVSVSTPKTLSDERPKSAESLKFNEIEDRLVQFKANSLSRVRTGDLSGDSFSLGRRVSRPLPPLFGSVRSNAKPGAALAAAAAASRPVPTPHAAAIKSRRAGSGALQRVLDTEELGGSGLDKLGSSSDVLNGAGSEIASSDWKSGEEDDKFEDFQSATIEWTVKADVDDKVSVKDEIVESSHRDGEVFDLEKVPTEVVHTLEEDESRVNDSDEILLNSSAETGLAASLSIEEESFDLNEGSAISGSYDVKDQNIASDNVEETASNSTFLDAANSADKDEKVREDLTLKTQDLEPVEPPSTDGEVNIAGDDWSPKSDVTELVEERLGQLESKMGSKRTEKKPRLKPLELAEELEKSQASTGLHWEEGAAAQPMRLEGVRRGSTTLGYFEIDNNNTITRTISSPAFKRDHGSPQVLAVHLNFIAVGMSRGVVMVVPSKYSAYNADNMDAKILMLGLQGERSHAPVTSMCFNHQGDLLLAGYGDGHITVWDVQRATAAKVITGEHSAPVIHTLFLGQDSQVTRQFKAVTGDSKGLVLLHAFSVVPLLNRFSIKTQCLLDGQRTGTVLSASPLLLDESSGSSLMSSQGNATGSTSSIGSMMGGVVGGDAGWKLFSEGSSLVEEGVVIFVTHQTALVVRLSPSLEVYAQLNKPDGVREGSMPYTAWKCMTIHSRGLSTENTPVEASERVSLLAIAWDRKVQVAKLVKSELKIYGKWTLESTAIGVAWLDDQILVVLTSTGQLCLFAKDGTVIHQTSFAVDGSGGDDPVAYHTYFTNIFGNPEKAYQNSIAVRGASIYILGPVHLVVSRLLTWKERIQVLRKAGDWMGALNMAMTLYDGNSHGVIDLPRSLEAVQEAIMPYLVELLLSYVDEVFSYISVAFCNQIGKMEQLDDPKNRGSSVHFEIKEQFTRVGGVAVEFCVHIKRTDILFDEIFSKFVGVQHRDTFLELLEPYILKDMLGSLPPEIMQALVEHYSSKGWLQRVEQCVLHMDISSLDFNQVVRLCREHGLYGALIYLFNRGLDDFKAPLEELLVVLLNRPRESASSLGYRMLVYLKYCFSGLAFPPGHGTLPPTRLPSLRTELVQFLLEDLNALNSQAVSSLSSTRALPNLYHLLELDTEATLDVLRYAFVEDEITKPDVSLHDSTDANMEAGKEIDLMGEIQNLLVQNTVNALIHILDISQKNRSSGSSDIGSLELWPSKKDMGHLFEFVAYYVACKRANVSKTVLSQILEYLTSENKLPQSSSKESVGTLKRREKQVLALLEVVPEKDWDASYVLHLCEKAEFYQVCGLIHSIRHQYLTALDSYMKDVDEPVHAFSFINHTLSQLSDTESAAFRSAVISRIPELVNLSREGTFFLIIDHFNKESPHILSELRSHPKSLFLYLKTVIEVHLSGTLNFSCLQNDDTMDASCGRRVKNQLYGLEAYLERILDFPKLLLNNPVHVTDEMIELYLELLCQYEHTSVLKFLETFESYRVEHCLRLCQEYGIIDAAAFLLERVGDVGSALLLTLSGLNDKFNVLETAVGSILSEKASSVDHLNTVLKMKEVSDIYDILHTCIGLCQRNTPRLVPEESESLWFQLLDSTPPNP; this is encoded by the exons ATGACGAAGAAGCTGAGCGCACCTCCAATGGAGCTCGATCTCGACTCGTTCATACACCTCACAAGTGATGACGACGACGATGACGCTCTCAATAGGGTTCCTCATCGGACCGTTGATGAAATTCTCAACGATTCTGATTCTTCCTCATCATCGTTGTCACCTTCCGATCACTCCTACCTTGCAAAGCATTCTTCCCTTTTTGAGGATGCCAATGATTCTCGCGACGACGTCGTTTCTGTTTCTACCCCTAAAACCCTTTCCGATGAACGCCCCAAATCTGCTGAATCACTGAAATTCAACGAGATTGAGGACCGACTGGTTCAGTTCAAGGCCAATTCTTTAAGTCGGGTGAGAACCGGCGATCTTTCGGGGGATTCGTTTTCGTTGGGCCGGAGAGTTTCCCGGCCGTTGCCGCCGCTGTTTGGCAGTGTTAGATCGAATGCGAAGCCGGGGGCGGCGCTCGCGGCTGCTGCGGCCGCTTCGCGGCCTGTTCCGACTCCTCATGCCGCGGCGATCAAGTCGAGGAGAGCAGGTAGTGGTGCTCTGCAGAGGGTTTTAGATACTGAGGAATTGGGTGGCTCGGGTTTGGATAAATTAGGGTCTTCCAGTGATGTTTTGAATGGGGCGGGTTCCGAAATTGCTTCATCGGATTGGAAATCAGGCGAAGAGGATGataaatttgaagattttcagTCAGCTACAATTGAATGGACTGTGAAAGCAGATGTTGATGATAAAGTATCGGTTAAAGATGAGATTGTGGAAAGTTCACATAGGGATGGTGAAGTTTTCGACTTGGAAAAGGTACCAACAGAGGTGGTGCATACATTAGAAGAAGATGAATCAAGGGTTAATGATTCTGatgaaattttgttgaattccAGTGCCGAAACAGGGCTTGCAGCTTCTCTTAGCATTGAGGAGGAGAGTTTTGATTTGAATGAGGGTTCTGCAATTTCAGGTTCGTATGATGTTAAAGATCAGAATATTGCATCTGATAATGTGGAAGAGACTGCTTCCAATTCCACATTTTTGGATGCTGCAAATTCTGCTGATAAGGATGAAAAGGTCAGGGAGGATTTGACATTGAAAACACAGGATCTAGAGCCAGTTGAGCCACCATCTACCGATGGTGAAGTGAATATTGCTGGTGATGATTGGAGTCCAAAAAGTGATGTTACCGAGCTTGTGGAAGAGAGATTGGGTCAGTTAGAGAGCAAGATGGGTAGTAAAAGGACAGAGAAGAAACCTCGCTTGAAGCCACTTGAATTGGCCGAAGAACTTGAGAAAAGTCAGGCTTCAACTGGTTTGCACTGGGAAGAGGGTGCTGCTGCCCAACCAATGAGGCTTGAAGGTGTTCGGAGGGGTTCAACAACATTGGGATACTTTGAGATTGACAACAACAACACTATTACACGGACAATATCATCTCCGGCATTCAAGCGTGATCATGGTTCGCCACAAGTCCTGGCAGTTCATCTTAACTTCATTGCAGTGGGAATGTCAAGAGGGGTTGTTATGGTTGTGCCCAGTAAATACTCTGCTTATAATGCTGACAACATGGATGCAAAG ATCTTGATGCTTGGTTTGCAAGGGGAGCGGTCTCATGCACCAGTAACCTCCATGTGCTTCAATCATCAAGGGGACCTTCTCTTAGCGGGATATGGTGATGGTCATATTACCGTTTGGGATGTGCAGAGGGCAACAGCTGCAAAAGTAATTACTGGAGAACATTCAGCACCTGTAATACATACATTGTTTCTGGGGCAGGATTCTCAAGTTACTCGTCAATTTAAAGCAGTTACTGGTGATAGTAAAGGTCTGGTCCTGTTGCATGCTTTCTCAGTGGTTCCCCTGCTTAATAGGTTCTCCATCAAAACACAG TGCCTTCTTGATGGACAAAGAACGGGCACAGTACTATCTGCTTCACCACTTCTTCTTGACGAATCTAGTGGAAGTTCTCTGATGTCCTCCCAGGGAAATGCTACAGGGTCAACCAGCAGTATTGGTAGCATGATGGGGGGTGTAGTTGGGGGAGATGCTGGTTGGAAACTCTTCAGTGAAGGCTCTTCTTTGGTTGAAGAAGGTGTGGTCATATTTGTCACCCATCAAACTGCTCTGGTG GTAAGGCTCAGTCCCTCATTGGAAGTCTATGCTCAGCTTAATAAGCCTGATGGGGTTCGAGAGGGTTCCATGCCTTACACTGCCTGGAAATGCATGACAATCCACTCACGAGGCTTGTCTACTG AAAATACACCTGTGGAAGCATCTGAAAGAGTTTCGTTGCTTGCAATTGCATGGGATAGGAAAGTTCAGGTTGCAAAGTTGgtcaaatcagagttgaaaatATATGGGAAATGGACTCTTGAGAGTACAGCAATAGGTGTGGCTTGGTTGGATGATCAG ATCTTGGTGGTTCTTACATCAACAGGACAACTTTGTTTGTTTGCAAAGGATGGCACTGTGATTCATCAAACAAGTTTTGCAGTAGATGGATCTGGAGGAGATGATCCTGTTGCATACCATACTTATTTTACCAATATCTTTGGGAACCCTGAGAAAGCTTATCAGAATAGTATAGCTGTAAGAGGAGCTAGCATATATATACTTGGACCTGTGCATCTTGTTGTTTCTCGCCTTCTCACATGGAAGGAACGCATTCAGGTTCTGCGGAAAGCAGGTGACTGGATGGGTGCCTTGAACATGGCAATGACACTTTATGATGGAAATTCTCATGGTGTTATTGACCTTCCTAGAAGCCTGGAAGCTGTGCAGGAGGCCATAATGCCCTACCTAGTAGAGTTGCTTTTGTCATATGTGGATGAAgtattttcttacatttctGTCGCATTTTGCAACCAAATTGGAAAGATGGAACAGTTGGATGACCCAAAGAATAGAGGCAGTTCTGTGCACTTTGAGATAAAAGAACAATTCACTCGTGTTGGTGGTGTTGCAGTTGAGTTTTGTGTTCATATCAAAAGGACTGACATCCTGTTTGAcgaaattttctcaaaatttgtgGGTGTTCAACATAgag ACACATTTTTGGAGCTTTTGGAACCATATATATTGAAGGACATGCTTGGATCTCTTCCTCCTGAG ATTATGCAAGCACTGGTGGAGCATTATAGCAGCAAAGGGTGGTTACAACGAGTTGAACAATGTGTTCTTCACATGGACATTTCTTCATTGGATTTCAATCAG GTTGTCAGGTTATGCCGGGAACATGGATTGTATGGTGCCCTGATATATCTTTTTAATAGAGGTTTAGATGATTTCAAAGCACCATTAGAGGAGCTTTTGGTCGTTTTGCTAAATAGACCAAGAGAAAGTGCTTCTTCCCTTGG GTACAGGATGCTTGTTTATCTGAAATATTGCTTCTCCGGTCTTGCTTTCCCTCCAG gGCATGGAACTCTTCCCCCTACACGCTTGCCATCTCTTAGAACAGAACTTGTTCAGTTTCTACTGGAGGATTTGAATGCCCTTAATTCACAAGCAGTTTCAAGTCTGTCATCCACCAGAGCTCTCCCCAACCTGTATCATCTCTTAGAGTTAGATACTGAAGCTACTTTAGATGTTTTGAGATATGCTTTTGTAGAAGATGAAATTACAAAACCTGATGTTTCTTTGCATGATTCAACTGATGCAAATATGGAGGCTGGGAAAGAAATTGATTTGATGGGTGAAATCCAGAATTTATTGGTTCAAAATACAGTAAATGCTCTTATTCATATTCTTGATATCTCCCAAAAAAATAGGTCTTCTGGCAGCAGTGATATTGGGTCATTAGAGTTATGGCCTTCAAAGAAAGACATGGGTCATCTATTTGAGTTTGTTGCATACTATGTTGCATGTAAAAGAGCTAATGTCTCAAAAACTGTACTGAGTCAGATTTTGGAGTACCTGACTTCGGAAAATAAACTTCCACAAAGTTCCTCCAAAGAAAGTGTTGGTACtttgaaaagaagagagaaacaGGTGCTTGCACTTTTGGAAGTAGTGCCTGAAAAAGATTGGGATGCATCTTACGTGCTACATCTATGTGAGAAAGCAGAGTTCTACCAG GTTTGCGGTTTAATTCATTCTATCAGGCATCAGTATCTTACTGCTTTAGATAGCTATATGAAAGATGTGGATGAGCCTGTTCATGCTTTCTCCTTTATCAACCATACATTGTCACAGCTTAGTGACACTGAATCTGCTGCTTTTCGGTCAGCAGTCATTTCTCGAATTCCAGAGCTGGTAAACTTAAGCAG AGAGGGCACATTCTTTTTGATCATCGATCATTTTAATAAAGAGAGTCCACATATCCTCTCTGAACTTCGTTCTCATCCAAAAAGCCTATTCCTTTATTTGAAGACGGTCATTGAGGTTCACTTATCTGGCACCCTCAACTTTTCTTGTTTACAAAACGACGATACAATGGATGCTTCTTGTGGACGTAGGGTGAAGAATCAGTTATATGGACTTGAGGCCTACTTGGAAAGGATATTGGATTTCCCAAAGCTACTACTTAATAATCCAGTTCATGTAACTGATGAAATGATAGAACTTTATCTTGAG
- the LOC100243677 gene encoding granule-bound starch synthase 1, chloroplastic/amyloplastic isoform X2, whose protein sequence is MATVTASNFLPRSSNGNCGATCRIEKKATLTKLRPKIQILAHNGLRALNSVDELHQRTTIKVTRKGSRKGFKNENPRPWGGIICGCGMSLIFVGTEVGPWSKTGGLGDVLGGLPPAMSANGHRVMTVSPRFDQYKDAWDTGVTVQLNVGDRFEKVRFFHCYKRGVDRVFVDHPWFLEKVWGKTGSKLYGPLAGEDFQDNQLRFSLLCQAALEAPRILNLKSSKYFSGPYGEDVVFIANDWHTAPLACYLKTMYRLKGRYGNAKVVFCIHNIAYQGRFAFADFSLLNLPDEFKSSFDFTDGYEKPVKGRKINWMKAGILEADKVLTVSPYYAKELVSGVEKGVELDNILRRTGITGIINGMDVQEWNPLTDKYISIKYDASTVKEAKLLLKEALQAEAGLPVDRNIPVIGFIGRLEEQKGSDILVAAIPQFVTANVQIIVLGTGKKPMEKQLEQLEKKYPDNARGVAKFNVPLAHMIIAGADFLLVPSRFEPCGLIQLHAMRYGTVPIVASTGGLVDTVKEGFTGFQMGSFSVECDAVDPADATAVATSVKRALATYGTPALTEMVQNCMAQDLSWKGPAKKWEEVLLSLGVPGSEPGIDGEEIAPLSKENVATP, encoded by the exons ATGGCAACTGTGACAGCTTCAAACTTCCTACCAAGAAGCTCAAATGGTAACTGTGGAGCAACTTGTAGGATAGAGAAGAAGGCGACATTGACAAAACTCAGGCCGAAGATTCAGATCTTAGCTCATAATGGGTTAAGGGCTTTGAACAGTGTAGATGAGCTGCATCAGAGGACCACAATAAAAGTCACAAGGAAAGGTAGCAGGAAAGGGTTCAAGAATGAGAATCCCAGGCCGTGGGGAGGCATTATTTGTGGATGTGGTATGAGCTTGATATTTGTTGGAACAGAGGTAGGTCCATGGAGCAAAACTGGTGGACTTGGCGATGTTCTTGGAGGTCTGCCCCCAGCAATGTCA GCCAATGGACACCGTGTTATGACTGTTTCTCCACGTTTCGACCAGTACAAAGATGCATGGGATACAGGTGTCACAGTTCAG CTAAATGTAGGGGATAGATTTGAAAAGGTTCGCTTCTTCCACTGCTACAAGAGAGGAGTTGATCGTGTATTTGTGGATCACCCCTGGTTTCTTGAGAAG GTATGGGGGAAAACTGGATCAAAACTCTATGGCCCTTTAGCTGGAGAGGATTTCCAGGATAACCAACTTCGATTTAGCTTATTATGCCAG GCAGCTCTGGAAGCACCTAGGATTTTGAATCTTAAAAGCAGTAAATATTTCTCTGGACCATATG GTGAAGATGTTGTTTTCATTGCTAATGATTGGCACACTGCCCCCCTAGCCTGCTACTTGAAGACCATGTACAGACTCAAAGGGAGATATGGAAATGCCAAG GTTGTTTTCTGCATTCACAACATAGCCTACCAAGGCAGATTTGCCTTTGCAGACTTCTCGCTTCTCAATCTCCCAGATGAATTCAAAAGCTCTTTCGACTTCACAGATGG GTATGAAAAACCTGTGAAGGGAAGGAAAATCAACTGGATGAAAGCAGGAATACTAGAAGCAGATAAGGTCTTAACTGTTAGCCCATACTATGCCAAGGAGCTAGTTTCTGGTGTAGAAAAAGGAGTGGAATTGGATAACATCCTTCGCAGAACGGGCATCACAGGAATCATTAATGGCATGGACGTCCAGGAGTGGAACCCGTTAACTGACAAATATATATCTATCAAATATGATGCTTCAACA gTGAAGGAGGCAAAGCTTCTTCTGAAGGAAGCCCTACAAGCAGAAGCTGGGTTGCCAGTGGATAGAAATATCCCTGTCATAGGCTTCATTGGTAGACTAGAAGAGCAAAAAGGCTCAGATATTCTAGTAGCTGCTATTCCACAATTCGTCACAGCGAATGTTCAGATAATAGTCCTT GGGACTGGCAAAAAACCAATGGAGAAGCAGCTTGAACAGTTGGAGAAGAAGTACCCTGACAATGCCCGAGGAGTGGCGAAATTCAATGTTCCCCTTGCCCACATGATAATAGCCGGTGCTGATTTCTTACTGGTTCCAAGTAGATTCGAGCCGTGTGGTCTCATTCAATTACATGCCATGAGATATGGAACT GTGCCCATTGTTGCCTCGACAGGTGGGCTGGTTGATACTGTCAAAGAAGGCTTTACGGGATTCCAGATGGGAAGTTTCAGTGTGGAA TGTGACGCTGTGGATCCTGCAGATGCGACTGCAGTAGCAACCTCTGTCAAGAGGGCCCTTGCAACCTATGGCACCCCAGCTTTAACCGAAATGGTACAAAATTGCATGGCTCAAGATCTTTCCTGGAAG GGACCTGCCAAGAAGTGGGAAGAGGTGCTGCTGAGCCTGGGGGTTCCTGGCAGCGAACCTGGAATTGATGGTGAAGAGATTGCTCCTCTTTCAAAGGAAAATGTTGCCACTCCCTGA
- the LOC100261912 gene encoding large ribosomal subunit protein P1 — protein sequence MSVGELAAVYACLALHDDGIPITAEKISTLVKAANVPVEPYWPLLFAKLVEKRSIEDLITNVGSGGGGGAVAVAAPTSGGGGGAAAPPPVEEKKEEPKEESDDDMGFSLFD from the exons ATGTCGGTTGGAGAGCTTGCTGCCGTTTACGCATGTCTTGCCCTCCACGATGATGGCATTCCCATTACT GCAGAGAAAATTTCGACATTGGTGAAAGCAGCTAATGTTCCAGTGGAACCTTATTGGCCACTCTTGTTCGCAAAGTTGGTGGAGAAGAGAAGTATTGAGGATCTCATAACTAATGTGGGctctggtggtggtggtggtgctgTGGCTGTTGCTGCCCCTACttctggtggtggtggtggagctGCTGCTCCTCCTCCAGTTGAGGAGAAGAAG GAAGAACCCAAGGAAGAGAGTGATGATGACATGGGCTTTAGCTTGTTTGATTAG
- the LOC100256815 gene encoding pentatricopeptide repeat-containing protein At1g05600 — MSVKWPRFLIPTQLSQMIRTQKNPLTALKIFNEAKSKFPNYRHNGPVYATMINVLGSSGRIAEMREVIDQMKQDSCECKDSVFSSVMKTYARAGMVDEAVSLFKTLPQFNCVNWTGSFNTLLRILVKESKLETACRLFLEHSCGWEVKSRIGSLNLLMDALCQINRSDLALHVFQEMRYQCCSPDKESYRILMRGLCEDGRLNEATHLLYSMFWRISQKGGGEDIAAYRTLLDALCDNGHVEEALEILGKVLKKGLKAPKRCRGHLDLSYCCNGEDIERTKGLINEALIRGGVPSMASYSAMAIDLYSERKIGEANQVLDEMRDRGFKPSLSIYEAKIAALCRCGGVEEAVKVIKEEMVEDSCVPTVRLYNIVLKGLCREGKSAFAVGYLEKMARQVGCVADKETYSILVDGLCCDGRFVEASGILERMLIRSSSPGVETYNTLIRGLCLMGRQYDAVIWLEEMVVQGKLPAVSVWDSLVASVCSNMTEAGVCSETLEKLWSS; from the coding sequence ATGAGCGTAAAATGGCCGAGATTTTTGATCCCCACGCAGCTTTCTCAGATGATTCGGACCCAGAAAAACCCATTAACAGCTCTGAAAATCTTCAACGAAGCCAAATCTAAATTCCCAAATTACCGTCACAATGGGCCTGTGTATGCCACCATGATCAACGTCCTCGGGAGTTCAGGTCGAATCGCTGAGATGAGGGAAGTGATCGATCAGATGAAACAGGACTCCTGCGAGTGCAAAGATTCAGTCTTTTCGAGTGTGATGAAGACATATGCAAGAGCTGGGATGGTGGACGAAGCTGTGTCTCTATTTAAAACCCTTCCGCAGTTCAATTGCGTGAATTGGACTGGATCTTTCAACACCCTTCTGCGAATTCTGGTGAAAGAGTCTAAGCTTGAAACCGCTTGCCGTCTTTTCCTAGAGCATTCTTGTGGGTGGGAAGTGAAGTCtcgcattggttccttgaactTGCTTATGGATGCTCTCTGTCAAATTAATCGTTCTGATCTCGCATTGCATGTCTTCCAAGAGATGAGGTATCAATGTTGTTCGCCAGATAAAGAAAGCTATCGAATTCTAATGAGAGGCTTGTGTGAAGATGGGAGGCTCAATGAGGCCACCCATTTGTTGTACTCAATGTTCTGGAGGATCTCTCAGAAGGGTGGTGGTGAGGATATTGCAGCTTACAGAACCCTTTTAGATGCTTTATGTGATAATGGTCATGTTGAAGAGGCTCTGGAAATTCTCGGTAAGGTATTGAAGAAGGGACTCAAAGCTCCTAAGCGATGTCGTGGCCATCTCGATCTTAGCTACTGCTGTAATGGTGAAGATATAGAACGAACCAAGGGTTTAATCAATGAAGCACTGATCAGAGGTGGGGTTCCCAGCATGGCTAGCTATAGTGCCATGGCCATTGACCTCTACTCTGAACGCAAAATCGGCGAGGCCAATCAAGTGCTCGACGAAATGCGTGATAGGGGCTTTAAGCCCTCCCTTTCGATTTATGAAGCGAAGATAGCAGCATTATGTAGGTGTGGCGGAGTTGAAGAAGCTGTGAAGGTAATTAAAGAAGAGATGGTGGAGGACAGTTGTGTTCCAACTGTTAGACTGTATAATATTGTGCTGAAAGGCCTGTGTCGTGAAGGGAAATCAGCATTTGCAGTTGGGTATCTGGAGAAGATGGCTAGGCAGGTAGGTTGTGTTGCTGACAAGGAGACTTACAGCATTTTGGTAGATGGGCTGTGTTGTGATGGTAGATTTGTTGAAGCAAGTGGGATTTTGGAGAGGATGTTAATTAGATCATCCTCGCCTGGTGTTGAGACTTACAACACACTGATCAGGGGCCTTTGCTTGATGGGCAGGCAATATGATGCTGTGATATGGCTAGAAGAGATGGTTGTCCAGGGAAAGCTGCCAGCAGTTTCGGTATGGGATTCGTTGGTAGCATCTGTCTGTTCCAACATGACTGAAGCTGGTGTTTGCTCTGAGACACTTGAGAAGCTATGGAGTTCTTGA
- the LOC100243677 gene encoding granule-bound starch synthase 1, chloroplastic/amyloplastic isoform X1: MVTTSGNPKLGTDPEGNAMPFNHSKRRKGKKKETIQPFSNCHVECIVTEIKHYKWQLVVWNKKSVMATVTASNFLPRSSNGNCGATCRIEKKATLTKLRPKIQILAHNGLRALNSVDELHQRTTIKVTRKGSRKGFKNENPRPWGGIICGCGMSLIFVGTEVGPWSKTGGLGDVLGGLPPAMSANGHRVMTVSPRFDQYKDAWDTGVTVQLNVGDRFEKVRFFHCYKRGVDRVFVDHPWFLEKVWGKTGSKLYGPLAGEDFQDNQLRFSLLCQAALEAPRILNLKSSKYFSGPYGEDVVFIANDWHTAPLACYLKTMYRLKGRYGNAKVVFCIHNIAYQGRFAFADFSLLNLPDEFKSSFDFTDGYEKPVKGRKINWMKAGILEADKVLTVSPYYAKELVSGVEKGVELDNILRRTGITGIINGMDVQEWNPLTDKYISIKYDASTVKEAKLLLKEALQAEAGLPVDRNIPVIGFIGRLEEQKGSDILVAAIPQFVTANVQIIVLGTGKKPMEKQLEQLEKKYPDNARGVAKFNVPLAHMIIAGADFLLVPSRFEPCGLIQLHAMRYGTVPIVASTGGLVDTVKEGFTGFQMGSFSVECDAVDPADATAVATSVKRALATYGTPALTEMVQNCMAQDLSWKGPAKKWEEVLLSLGVPGSEPGIDGEEIAPLSKENVATP, encoded by the exons ATGGTAACCACAAGTGGAAATCCAAAGCTGGGAACTGATCCTGAAGGCAATGCAATGCCATTCAACCATTCAAAAAGGAGAAAAGGCAAGAAGAAAGAGACTATTCAGCCATTCTCTAATTGCCATGTGGAGTGCATTGTGACTGAGATTAAACACTATAAATGGCAGCTAGTGGTGTGG AACAAAAAGTCAGTGATGGCAACTGTGACAGCTTCAAACTTCCTACCAAGAAGCTCAAATGGTAACTGTGGAGCAACTTGTAGGATAGAGAAGAAGGCGACATTGACAAAACTCAGGCCGAAGATTCAGATCTTAGCTCATAATGGGTTAAGGGCTTTGAACAGTGTAGATGAGCTGCATCAGAGGACCACAATAAAAGTCACAAGGAAAGGTAGCAGGAAAGGGTTCAAGAATGAGAATCCCAGGCCGTGGGGAGGCATTATTTGTGGATGTGGTATGAGCTTGATATTTGTTGGAACAGAGGTAGGTCCATGGAGCAAAACTGGTGGACTTGGCGATGTTCTTGGAGGTCTGCCCCCAGCAATGTCA GCCAATGGACACCGTGTTATGACTGTTTCTCCACGTTTCGACCAGTACAAAGATGCATGGGATACAGGTGTCACAGTTCAG CTAAATGTAGGGGATAGATTTGAAAAGGTTCGCTTCTTCCACTGCTACAAGAGAGGAGTTGATCGTGTATTTGTGGATCACCCCTGGTTTCTTGAGAAG GTATGGGGGAAAACTGGATCAAAACTCTATGGCCCTTTAGCTGGAGAGGATTTCCAGGATAACCAACTTCGATTTAGCTTATTATGCCAG GCAGCTCTGGAAGCACCTAGGATTTTGAATCTTAAAAGCAGTAAATATTTCTCTGGACCATATG GTGAAGATGTTGTTTTCATTGCTAATGATTGGCACACTGCCCCCCTAGCCTGCTACTTGAAGACCATGTACAGACTCAAAGGGAGATATGGAAATGCCAAG GTTGTTTTCTGCATTCACAACATAGCCTACCAAGGCAGATTTGCCTTTGCAGACTTCTCGCTTCTCAATCTCCCAGATGAATTCAAAAGCTCTTTCGACTTCACAGATGG GTATGAAAAACCTGTGAAGGGAAGGAAAATCAACTGGATGAAAGCAGGAATACTAGAAGCAGATAAGGTCTTAACTGTTAGCCCATACTATGCCAAGGAGCTAGTTTCTGGTGTAGAAAAAGGAGTGGAATTGGATAACATCCTTCGCAGAACGGGCATCACAGGAATCATTAATGGCATGGACGTCCAGGAGTGGAACCCGTTAACTGACAAATATATATCTATCAAATATGATGCTTCAACA gTGAAGGAGGCAAAGCTTCTTCTGAAGGAAGCCCTACAAGCAGAAGCTGGGTTGCCAGTGGATAGAAATATCCCTGTCATAGGCTTCATTGGTAGACTAGAAGAGCAAAAAGGCTCAGATATTCTAGTAGCTGCTATTCCACAATTCGTCACAGCGAATGTTCAGATAATAGTCCTT GGGACTGGCAAAAAACCAATGGAGAAGCAGCTTGAACAGTTGGAGAAGAAGTACCCTGACAATGCCCGAGGAGTGGCGAAATTCAATGTTCCCCTTGCCCACATGATAATAGCCGGTGCTGATTTCTTACTGGTTCCAAGTAGATTCGAGCCGTGTGGTCTCATTCAATTACATGCCATGAGATATGGAACT GTGCCCATTGTTGCCTCGACAGGTGGGCTGGTTGATACTGTCAAAGAAGGCTTTACGGGATTCCAGATGGGAAGTTTCAGTGTGGAA TGTGACGCTGTGGATCCTGCAGATGCGACTGCAGTAGCAACCTCTGTCAAGAGGGCCCTTGCAACCTATGGCACCCCAGCTTTAACCGAAATGGTACAAAATTGCATGGCTCAAGATCTTTCCTGGAAG GGACCTGCCAAGAAGTGGGAAGAGGTGCTGCTGAGCCTGGGGGTTCCTGGCAGCGAACCTGGAATTGATGGTGAAGAGATTGCTCCTCTTTCAAAGGAAAATGTTGCCACTCCCTGA